In one Achromobacter spanius genomic region, the following are encoded:
- a CDS encoding nitrate reductase, with the protein MDMPLRRIAPLSNGDGAKEGHAHEGERELRSVCCYCGTGCGVRVQVRDGAVLRVRGDEDHPANHGKLCSKGLALADTVRRDGARVLSAQWRESRGAAHQNIALDQALDIAAQKLADTILAHGPDAVGFYLSGQLLTEDYAVFNKLARALAGTNNIDTNSRLCMSSAVSGYKRTLGADAPPACYDDLDLADTVLIAGSNMAYAHPVLFRRLEAARARRPGMKVIVVDPRRTDTAAFADLHLPIAPGTDVALFHAMLHVMAREGRIDQAYIERHTDGFDALMNTVEAYPPAVAQEICGVPAADIIQAARWFGSGGAALSLYTMGLNQSTQGTDKNAALIHLHLATGQIGKPGAGPFSLTGQPNAMGGREAGGMATLLPGHRDPAVAQDRAEVAALWGVDRLPDTPGATALELFDAVLDGRVKVLWIAATNPAQSLPDQARVRAALEQAEFVIVQEAFTGTETLAYADLVLPAATWPEKSGTVTNSERRVSRVHAAVAPPGDAQPDWRLAQAVAQRLAARIAPEKAAGFAYRDEAEVFAEHVRMTAGRDLDYSALDYGILDRDGPQQWPYRAGQGTTRLYADGAFPTPNGRARFCDVRYLPPADALTPDFPMPLTTGRLRDHWHTMARTSLARVLTQHVEEPWLSLHPETLQRLGLAPGTLARLRSRRGSVVLPVQADEGLQRGHAFLPMHWGSAYMSGLGVNALASPATDPFSRQPELKFSAVAVEPAALPWQAAGWLQGDSVALRARLAPWLRRFDYAVVLPSSAGGVRIRVAAAQAPDVDVINQLAQSLDLGQADVVFDDLVQGKLRRVAVAQDGVRAFLLTGDMRAQDALLSWAAGGQAPASVSALLAGRISGPARSRTVCACVGVSEAAILAGIARGCDLDGLKSTLGCGTGCGSCVPEVRALIARAPTRVDICQARQPV; encoded by the coding sequence ATGGACATGCCGTTGCGTAGGATCGCGCCGCTGTCGAATGGGGACGGCGCGAAGGAGGGGCACGCGCACGAGGGCGAACGCGAGCTGCGGTCGGTCTGCTGCTATTGCGGCACGGGCTGTGGTGTGCGCGTGCAGGTGCGCGACGGCGCGGTGCTGCGGGTGCGTGGCGATGAAGATCATCCCGCCAACCATGGCAAGCTGTGCAGCAAGGGCCTGGCCCTGGCCGACACGGTGCGGCGAGACGGCGCGCGCGTGCTGTCGGCGCAATGGCGCGAGTCGCGCGGTGCGGCGCACCAGAACATTGCCCTGGATCAGGCGCTGGACATCGCGGCGCAAAAACTGGCCGACACCATTCTTGCGCATGGGCCGGACGCGGTGGGTTTTTACCTGTCGGGCCAGTTGCTGACCGAAGACTATGCCGTCTTCAACAAGCTGGCGCGCGCGCTGGCCGGCACCAACAATATCGACACTAATTCCAGGCTGTGCATGTCCAGCGCGGTGTCGGGCTACAAGCGCACCTTGGGCGCGGATGCGCCGCCCGCCTGCTACGACGACCTGGACCTGGCCGACACCGTGCTGATCGCCGGTTCAAACATGGCGTACGCCCACCCCGTGCTGTTTCGCCGCCTGGAAGCGGCCCGCGCGCGCCGGCCCGGCATGAAAGTGATTGTGGTGGACCCCCGCCGTACGGATACGGCGGCGTTCGCCGACCTGCACCTGCCCATCGCGCCAGGCACGGACGTGGCGCTCTTTCATGCCATGTTGCACGTCATGGCGCGTGAAGGGCGGATCGACCAGGCTTACATCGAGCGCCACACCGACGGTTTTGATGCGTTGATGAATACCGTGGAGGCGTATCCCCCGGCCGTGGCGCAGGAAATCTGCGGCGTGCCGGCCGCCGACATCATCCAGGCCGCGCGCTGGTTTGGAAGCGGCGGCGCGGCGCTGTCGCTTTACACGATGGGCCTGAACCAATCCACCCAGGGCACCGACAAGAACGCCGCGCTGATCCATCTGCATCTGGCCACCGGGCAGATCGGCAAACCGGGCGCGGGGCCGTTCTCGCTGACCGGCCAACCCAACGCCATGGGCGGGCGCGAAGCCGGTGGCATGGCGACCTTGCTGCCGGGCCACCGCGATCCGGCCGTGGCCCAGGACCGCGCCGAGGTCGCGGCGCTGTGGGGCGTGGACCGCCTGCCCGACACGCCGGGCGCCACCGCGCTGGAGCTTTTCGACGCCGTGCTCGACGGCCGTGTGAAAGTGCTGTGGATTGCGGCAACGAACCCGGCGCAGTCGCTGCCTGACCAGGCCCGCGTGCGCGCGGCCTTGGAGCAAGCCGAGTTCGTGATCGTGCAAGAGGCCTTTACCGGCACCGAGACGCTGGCCTATGCCGACCTGGTGCTGCCGGCCGCCACCTGGCCCGAGAAATCGGGCACGGTCACCAATTCCGAACGCCGCGTCAGCCGCGTGCATGCCGCCGTGGCACCGCCTGGTGACGCGCAACCGGATTGGCGATTGGCCCAGGCGGTGGCGCAGCGCCTGGCGGCCCGCATCGCGCCGGAGAAGGCTGCCGGGTTTGCGTACCGCGACGAAGCCGAAGTGTTCGCGGAACACGTCCGCATGACGGCCGGGCGCGATCTGGATTACAGCGCGCTGGACTACGGCATCCTGGATCGGGATGGCCCGCAGCAGTGGCCCTATCGGGCCGGGCAGGGCACGACGCGCCTCTACGCCGACGGCGCGTTTCCCACCCCCAACGGCCGCGCGCGGTTTTGCGATGTGCGCTATCTACCGCCCGCCGACGCGCTGACGCCCGACTTTCCCATGCCGCTTACCACCGGCCGCCTGCGTGACCACTGGCACACGATGGCGCGCACGTCGTTGGCGCGCGTGTTGACGCAGCATGTTGAAGAGCCGTGGCTGTCGCTGCATCCCGAAACCTTGCAGCGCCTGGGTCTGGCGCCGGGCACCCTGGCGCGGCTGCGTTCGCGGCGGGGCAGTGTGGTGCTACCCGTGCAGGCGGACGAGGGATTGCAACGCGGGCACGCCTTCTTGCCCATGCATTGGGGCAGCGCCTATATGTCGGGGCTGGGCGTGAACGCGCTGGCCAGCCCCGCGACAGACCCCTTTTCGCGCCAGCCCGAATTGAAGTTCAGCGCCGTCGCCGTCGAACCCGCCGCTCTGCCCTGGCAGGCGGCAGGCTGGCTGCAAGGCGATTCCGTGGCCTTGCGCGCGCGCCTGGCGCCCTGGCTGCGCCGCTTTGACTACGCGGTGGTGTTGCCGTCCAGCGCGGGCGGCGTGCGGATCCGCGTGGCCGCGGCTCAGGCGCCGGACGTCGATGTGATCAACCAGTTGGCGCAGTCGCTGGATCTTGGCCAGGCCGACGTGGTGTTCGATGATCTGGTGCAAGGCAAGCTGCGCCGCGTGGCCGTTGCGCAGGACGGCGTGCGCGCCTTCCTGCTGACGGGGGATATGCGGGCGCAGGACGCCTTGCTGTCCTGGGCCGCTGGCGGCCAGGCACCCGCCAGCGTGTCCGCCTTGCTGGCGGGGCGCATTAGCGGGCCGGCGCGTTCGCGCACGGTATGCGCGTGCGTTGGCGTGAGCGAGGCCGCTATCCTGGCGGGCATCGCGCGCGGATGCGATCTGGACGGGCTGAAATCCACCTTGGGTTGCGGCACCGGCTGCGGCTCTTGCGTACCGGAAGTGCGCGCGTTGATCGCCCGCGCCCCGACACGAGTGGACATATGTCAGGCACGGCAACCGGTGTAG
- a CDS encoding NAD(P)/FAD-dependent oxidoreductase, which yields MGATTSKPGAKPKLVVVGNGMAGIRTVEELLAQAPGLYDITVIGAEPYTNYNRILLSPVLTGEQTLQDIVLNDEAWYARHGIRLLCNRKVTRVDRVRRRVHCDDGTEAAYDRLLLATGSNPTILPVPGHDMDGVVAFRDIDDVNRMIEASSRYRNAVVIGGGLLGLEAANGLAARGMRVSVVHLGAGLLDRQLDFEAAALLRRSLEARGLTFLLQRQTREIVAGEDGRVRALRFDDGSEVPADLVVMAVGVRPNTALAESCGLRVDRGIVVTDTLQTYDPRIYAVGECVSHRGTAYGLVAPLFEQAKVAANHLAMHGIGRYEGSITSTKLKVTGIDLFSAGDFKGGAQTETIVLADALDGVYKKLVIRDNKLVGACLYGDTADSSWYVRLMREGQAIGALRDQLMAGEPAGDGFDNAAVGG from the coding sequence ATGGGCGCGACGACATCCAAGCCGGGCGCAAAACCCAAGCTGGTGGTGGTGGGCAACGGCATGGCCGGCATCCGCACGGTGGAAGAACTGCTGGCGCAGGCACCCGGCCTCTACGACATCACGGTGATCGGCGCCGAGCCCTACACCAACTACAACCGCATCCTGCTCTCGCCCGTGCTGACCGGCGAACAGACCTTGCAGGACATCGTGCTGAACGACGAAGCCTGGTATGCGCGGCACGGCATCCGGCTGCTGTGCAACCGCAAGGTCACACGGGTGGACCGGGTGCGCCGCCGAGTGCATTGCGACGATGGCACCGAAGCCGCGTATGACCGCCTGCTGCTGGCCACGGGGTCGAACCCGACCATCCTGCCGGTGCCGGGTCATGACATGGACGGCGTGGTCGCCTTTCGCGACATCGACGATGTGAACCGGATGATCGAGGCGTCGTCGCGCTATCGCAACGCGGTGGTGATCGGCGGCGGCCTGCTGGGCCTGGAAGCGGCCAATGGTCTGGCTGCGCGTGGCATGCGGGTATCGGTCGTGCATCTGGGCGCGGGGTTGCTGGACCGCCAGTTGGATTTTGAGGCGGCCGCGCTGTTGCGGCGCAGCCTGGAGGCGCGCGGCCTGACTTTTCTGCTGCAACGCCAGACCCGCGAGATCGTCGCGGGCGAGGATGGACGGGTGCGGGCGCTGCGGTTTGATGATGGCTCGGAGGTGCCGGCGGACCTGGTGGTGATGGCGGTGGGCGTGCGGCCGAACACGGCGCTGGCGGAAAGCTGCGGCTTGCGGGTGGATCGCGGCATCGTCGTCACCGACACCTTGCAAACCTACGACCCGCGCATCTACGCGGTGGGTGAATGCGTCAGCCATCGTGGCACGGCCTATGGCCTGGTCGCGCCCTTGTTCGAGCAGGCGAAGGTGGCGGCCAATCATCTGGCCATGCATGGCATCGGCCGATACGAAGGCAGCATCACGTCCACGAAATTGAAGGTGACGGGCATCGACCTGTTTTCCGCCGGGGACTTCAAGGGCGGCGCGCAGACCGAGACCATCGTGTTGGCCGACGCGCTGGACGGTGTCTACAAGAAGCTGGTGATTCGCGACAACAAGCTGGTCGGCGCGTGCCTGTATGGCGACACGGCCGACAGCAGTTGGTATGTGCGGTTGATGCGCGAAGGGCAGGCCATTGGCGCGCTGCGCGATCAGTTGATGGCGGGCGAGCCTGCCGGTGATGGGTTCGATAACGCGGCGGTAGGCGGATAA
- a CDS encoding ABC transporter ATP-binding protein, with the protein MKKFVRIENVGQTFHTRKGDFVALRDIDLTVEQGEFITLIGHSGCGKSTLLNLIAGLTRPTRGVLLCAEREITGPGPDRAVVFQNHSLLPWLTCFQNVYLAVERVFGATEKRPQLEQRTRAALELVGLLPAQNKLPREISGGMKQRVGIARALAIEPGVLLMDEPFGALDALTRAHLQDELLKIVAKTRTTTIMVTHDVDEAVLLSDRIVMLTNGPAATIGDILSVPLPRPRDRVRLANDATYLACRASVVDFLHRRHGNPERSPAAANAERDREAEVLEVRDDAVRAVA; encoded by the coding sequence ATGAAGAAATTCGTTCGCATCGAAAACGTGGGCCAGACCTTCCACACCCGCAAGGGCGACTTCGTGGCGCTGCGCGATATCGACCTGACAGTCGAGCAGGGGGAATTCATTACCTTGATCGGCCATTCCGGCTGCGGCAAATCGACCTTGTTGAATCTGATTGCCGGCTTGACCCGGCCGACCCGTGGCGTGCTGCTATGTGCCGAGCGCGAGATCACCGGACCCGGCCCGGATCGTGCGGTGGTATTTCAGAACCATTCCTTGCTGCCCTGGCTGACGTGTTTCCAGAACGTTTACCTGGCGGTGGAGCGCGTATTCGGCGCCACGGAAAAGCGTCCGCAACTGGAGCAGCGCACGCGGGCGGCGCTTGAACTGGTGGGGCTGCTGCCGGCGCAGAACAAGCTGCCGCGTGAAATTTCGGGCGGCATGAAGCAGCGCGTGGGCATCGCGCGCGCCTTGGCCATCGAGCCGGGCGTGCTGCTCATGGACGAACCCTTCGGCGCGCTGGATGCGCTGACGCGCGCGCATCTGCAGGACGAGCTGTTGAAGATCGTGGCCAAGACGCGCACCACCACCATCATGGTCACGCACGACGTGGACGAAGCCGTGCTGTTGTCCGACCGCATCGTCATGCTGACCAACGGCCCGGCCGCCACCATAGGCGACATTCTGTCCGTGCCCCTGCCGCGCCCGCGTGACCGCGTGCGGCTGGCGAATGACGCCACGTATCTGGCCTGCCGCGCGTCGGTGGTGGACTTCCTGCATCGCCGCCATGGCAACCCCGAACGGTCGCCAGCCGCCGCCAACGCCGAACGGGATCGGGAAGCCGAGGTCTTGGAAGTGCGAGACGACGCCGTCCGGGCCGTTGCCTGA
- the ntrB gene encoding nitrate ABC transporter permease yields the protein MTSTVTTVGRGEALVAAGREKLESALKTVAGPVAGFALFVLMWQVIAMQIPEIPTPGVTWHAAVTLFSDPFYDNGPNDKGIGWNLVASLERVAIGFGLAAVIGIPAGFAIGRYAAINAMFSPIVSLLRPVSPLAWLPLGLLLFKAANPAAIWAIFICSIWPMIINTAVGVSRVPQDYLNVARVLNLSEWKLTTKVLLPAVLPYVLTGVRLSIGTAWLVIVAAEMLTGGTGIGFWLWDEWNNLKVEHIVIAIFVIGIVGLLLETLLVALARRFTYTEE from the coding sequence ATGACTTCTACCGTAACGACTGTGGGCCGCGGCGAAGCGCTGGTTGCCGCTGGCCGCGAGAAACTGGAATCCGCGCTGAAAACCGTGGCCGGACCGGTGGCCGGCTTCGCATTGTTTGTGCTGATGTGGCAGGTGATCGCGATGCAGATTCCAGAGATCCCCACGCCGGGCGTCACCTGGCATGCCGCCGTGACGCTGTTTTCCGACCCGTTCTATGACAACGGCCCCAACGACAAGGGCATCGGCTGGAATCTTGTGGCCTCGTTGGAGCGCGTGGCCATCGGCTTTGGCCTGGCGGCGGTGATCGGCATTCCGGCGGGCTTCGCCATCGGGCGCTACGCCGCCATCAACGCCATGTTTTCACCCATCGTGAGCCTGTTGCGGCCGGTGTCGCCGCTGGCCTGGCTGCCCTTGGGCTTGCTGCTGTTCAAGGCCGCCAACCCCGCCGCCATCTGGGCGATTTTCATCTGTTCGATCTGGCCGATGATCATCAACACCGCGGTGGGCGTGTCGCGCGTGCCGCAGGACTACCTGAACGTGGCGCGGGTGCTGAACCTGTCCGAATGGAAGCTGACCACGAAAGTGCTGCTGCCCGCCGTGCTGCCCTATGTGCTGACGGGCGTGCGCCTGTCCATCGGCACCGCCTGGCTGGTGATCGTGGCGGCCGAAATGCTGACCGGGGGCACGGGTATCGGCTTCTGGCTGTGGGATGAATGGAACAACCTGAAGGTAGAGCACATCGTCATCGCCATTTTTGTAATCGGCATTGTGGGCTTGCTGTTGGAAACCCTGTTGGTGGCCCTGGCCCGCCGCTTCACCTACACCGAGGAATAG
- a CDS encoding CmpA/NrtA family ABC transporter substrate-binding protein → MTPVQRSPSSDLAPHADAGANASRRKWLSGTARAVAGAGLLSLVDPLVRAGAWAAGTDAPEKTEVKIGFIPLTDCASVVMASVLGIDKKYGVTITPSKEASWAAVRDKLLNGELDMAHVLYGLVYGVHLGIGGPKKDMAVLMSLNQNGQAISLSNKVLEKGARDGESLAKLMASDKREYTFAQTFPTGTHAMWLYYWLAAYGINPMKDAKVITVPPPQMVANMRVGNMDGFCVGEPWGARTIMDKIGFTAVTSQDIWQDHPEKVLGTSADFVSRNPNTARAVTAAILEAGKWIDASPANRQKTAETIAAKSYVNTDASGIVDRMLGKYQDGLGKTWTDEHAMRFYADGSANFPYLSDGMWFLTQHKRWGLLKEHPDYLAVAKQINRIDLYKQAAQAAGVALPTSETRTSTLIDGVKWDGSNPAAYADGFKVKV, encoded by the coding sequence ATGACGCCAGTACAACGTAGCCCCTCATCCGACCTTGCCCCCCATGCGGACGCGGGCGCGAATGCCAGCCGCCGCAAGTGGTTGAGCGGCACGGCGCGCGCGGTGGCGGGCGCCGGCCTGCTGTCGCTGGTTGACCCGTTGGTGCGCGCCGGCGCCTGGGCCGCCGGTACGGACGCGCCGGAAAAAACCGAGGTGAAGATCGGCTTTATTCCGCTGACCGATTGCGCCTCGGTGGTGATGGCGTCGGTGCTGGGCATCGACAAGAAATACGGCGTGACCATCACGCCGTCCAAGGAAGCGTCGTGGGCGGCCGTGCGCGACAAGCTGCTTAACGGCGAACTCGATATGGCGCACGTGCTGTATGGGCTGGTGTACGGCGTGCACCTGGGCATCGGCGGGCCCAAGAAGGACATGGCTGTCCTGATGAGCCTGAATCAGAACGGGCAGGCAATCTCGCTATCGAACAAGGTGCTGGAGAAGGGCGCGCGCGACGGCGAATCGCTGGCCAAGCTGATGGCGTCGGACAAGCGCGAATACACCTTCGCGCAGACCTTCCCGACCGGCACGCACGCCATGTGGCTGTATTACTGGCTGGCCGCCTATGGCATCAACCCGATGAAAGACGCCAAGGTCATCACCGTGCCGCCGCCCCAGATGGTGGCGAACATGCGCGTGGGCAATATGGATGGCTTCTGCGTGGGCGAGCCCTGGGGCGCGCGCACCATCATGGACAAGATCGGTTTTACCGCCGTGACCTCGCAAGACATCTGGCAGGACCATCCTGAAAAGGTGCTGGGCACCAGCGCGGATTTCGTGTCGCGTAATCCGAACACGGCGCGCGCCGTCACCGCCGCCATCCTCGAGGCCGGCAAGTGGATCGACGCCTCGCCCGCCAACCGTCAGAAGACGGCGGAAACCATCGCCGCCAAATCCTACGTGAACACGGACGCCAGCGGCATCGTGGACCGCATGCTGGGCAAGTACCAGGACGGCCTGGGCAAGACCTGGACGGACGAGCACGCCATGCGCTTCTACGCCGACGGCTCGGCCAACTTTCCGTACCTGAGCGACGGCATGTGGTTCCTGACGCAGCACAAACGGTGGGGCCTCTTGAAAGAGCATCCCGACTATCTGGCGGTGGCCAAGCAGATCAACCGCATCGACCTCTACAAACAGGCCGCGCAAGCCGCGGGCGTGGCCTTGCCCACCAGCGAAACGCGCACGTCCACGCTGATCGACGGGGTGAAGTGGGACGGCAGCAACCCGGCGGCCTATGCCGACGGATTCAAGGTCAAGGTCTGA
- a CDS encoding ANTAR domain-containing response regulator: MLEQHQGDHMLKVMLLNDGEGRAASLRQTLAAAGVHVVSEVAPGSDLATAIAQAAPDVVLIDSDAPGRDTLENVCVASAHSDRPVVMFTDDGNRDTIRTALRAGVAAYVVGDVSAARIEPLLTVAIERFAMEKSRREELRDAQLRLAERQWVEKAKGILMKTRSIPEEEAHRLLRDRAMQSQKRLGEVAREVVEMSQWLGSA, translated from the coding sequence ATGCTTGAGCAGCATCAGGGGGATCACATGCTGAAGGTCATGCTGCTGAACGATGGCGAGGGACGCGCGGCGTCGCTGCGGCAAACGCTTGCCGCGGCGGGCGTACACGTGGTCTCGGAAGTAGCACCCGGCAGTGACCTGGCTACCGCCATCGCCCAGGCGGCGCCGGACGTGGTGCTGATCGACAGCGACGCCCCCGGGCGCGACACGCTGGAAAACGTCTGTGTGGCCAGCGCGCACAGTGATCGGCCAGTGGTGATGTTCACCGATGACGGCAACCGCGACACCATCCGCACCGCGTTGCGCGCGGGCGTGGCCGCTTATGTGGTGGGCGACGTGTCGGCGGCCCGCATCGAACCGCTGCTGACCGTGGCGATTGAACGCTTCGCCATGGAAAAGTCGCGGCGCGAGGAACTGCGCGATGCGCAACTGCGGCTGGCCGAACGCCAGTGGGTGGAAAAGGCCAAGGGCATCCTGATGAAGACGCGCTCGATACCGGAAGAGGAAGCGCACCGGCTGCTGCGCGACCGCGCCATGCAAAGCCAGAAGCGGCTGGGCGAAGTGGCGCGCGAGGTCGTCGAAATGAGCCAATGGCTGGGCAGCGCCTGA
- the cysG gene encoding siroheme synthase CysG, producing the protein MKLFPIFADLKGRRVLVVGGGAVAERKTLALLEAMADVVVGAPALTPALTDLVAQGRIRHLADRFNPDWLDDVWLVVAATDDRTANAAVSDAASARRIFANVVDDPELSSFQVPSIVDRSPVIVAISSSGVAPVLARRVRERIESLFDHTLGQLAALAATYRKRIRASHPDLGARRRFYDWLLDGPVAGLLRQQQAAQAEAALTQALDSPLAPAEGSVVLVGAGPGDPGLLTLKALRALNEADVILYDRLVSEDVMSLARRDADRIAVGKLPGENHHATQARIHALLVEHAQAGRRVVRLKGGDAFIFGRGGEELEYLRAHNVRFEVVPGITAALACAAYAGIPLTHREHAQSVRLITAHCREDEDNLDWPALAREKQTLAFYMGVGQLDLLTRRLLAHGRAADTPFALIENGSRPEQRVLSGTLEALPRLAAEHAIRSPALLIVGEVAGLAPRLQWFGQHIEGAGGA; encoded by the coding sequence ATGAAGCTTTTCCCGATTTTTGCTGACCTGAAGGGTCGGCGGGTGCTGGTGGTGGGCGGTGGCGCGGTGGCCGAGCGCAAGACGCTCGCGCTACTGGAAGCCATGGCCGACGTGGTGGTGGGCGCGCCGGCACTGACCCCGGCATTGACGGATTTGGTGGCCCAGGGCCGCATCCGCCACCTGGCCGACCGATTCAACCCCGACTGGCTGGATGACGTGTGGCTGGTGGTGGCCGCCACCGATGACCGCACCGCCAATGCCGCGGTGTCCGATGCCGCCAGCGCGCGACGCATTTTTGCCAATGTGGTGGACGACCCGGAACTGTCCTCGTTTCAGGTGCCGTCCATTGTTGACCGCTCGCCCGTCATCGTGGCGATCTCGTCGTCGGGCGTAGCGCCCGTGCTGGCGCGCCGCGTGCGCGAGCGCATCGAATCCCTGTTCGACCATACGCTGGGCCAACTGGCCGCGCTGGCCGCCACCTACCGCAAGCGCATCCGCGCCAGCCATCCCGATCTGGGCGCGCGCCGCCGCTTCTACGACTGGCTGCTGGACGGCCCCGTGGCGGGCCTGCTGCGCCAGCAGCAAGCCGCACAGGCTGAAGCCGCGCTGACCCAGGCCCTGGACTCGCCGCTGGCCCCAGCCGAAGGCAGCGTGGTGCTGGTGGGCGCGGGGCCGGGCGACCCCGGCTTGCTGACCCTGAAGGCATTGCGCGCCTTGAATGAGGCCGACGTCATCCTGTACGACCGCCTGGTCAGCGAAGACGTAATGTCACTGGCGCGCCGCGATGCCGACCGCATCGCCGTGGGCAAGCTGCCCGGCGAAAACCACCACGCGACCCAGGCGCGCATCCACGCGCTACTGGTGGAACACGCGCAGGCAGGCCGCCGGGTGGTGCGCTTGAAGGGGGGCGACGCGTTCATCTTTGGCCGGGGCGGTGAAGAACTGGAATACTTGCGGGCGCACAATGTGCGCTTCGAGGTGGTGCCGGGCATCACGGCCGCGCTGGCCTGTGCCGCCTACGCCGGCATTCCGCTAACGCACCGCGAGCACGCGCAATCGGTGCGGCTGATCACGGCGCACTGCCGTGAAGACGAAGACAATCTGGACTGGCCGGCGCTGGCCCGTGAAAAGCAGACCCTGGCGTTCTATATGGGCGTGGGTCAGCTAGACCTGCTGACCCGCCGCCTGCTGGCTCATGGCCGTGCGGCCGACACGCCGTTCGCGCTGATCGAAAACGGCAGCCGGCCGGAACAGCGCGTGCTGTCGGGCACGCTGGAAGCGCTGCCGCGCCTGGCGGCGGAACACGCCATCCGTTCGCCCGCCCTGTTGATCGTGGGCGAAGTGGCGGGGCTGGCGCCGCGCTTGCAATGGTTTGGCCAGCACATCGAGGGCGCTGGCGGCGCGTAG